Proteins encoded within one genomic window of Pseudodesulfovibrio senegalensis:
- a CDS encoding STAS domain-containing protein has protein sequence MGIEQVNEGGVTILQVDGSLDGDGTQVLEEKVLSLLDGDTSCLLFDFSDLDYINSSGLRVLVLAYQRLKKSSGKVAICGVKDYIQEVFEVSGYDKIFSMFPSRNEALGGL, from the coding sequence GTGGGCATAGAACAGGTGAATGAAGGCGGGGTGACCATTCTGCAGGTCGACGGCAGTCTGGATGGCGACGGCACGCAGGTGTTGGAGGAGAAGGTTCTCTCCCTGCTGGACGGTGACACGTCCTGCCTGCTGTTTGATTTTTCGGATTTGGACTACATCAACAGCTCCGGGCTTCGCGTCTTGGTGCTGGCTTACCAGCGGCTCAAGAAGTCCTCGGGCAAGGTGGCCATCTGCGGGGTCAAGGATTACATTCAGGAAGTGTTCGAGGTTTCGGGGTACGACAAGATCTTTTCCATGTTCCCCTCGCGCAACGAGGCCTTGGGCGGACTGTAA
- a CDS encoding PP2C family protein-serine/threonine phosphatase → MDALPVRELAMVLFWPLLAAGAVRVLIRKRMVDRAPLLVQPGRQFRMDFSLFALAGLLMAGILHVVHGFPLLHSGMKLALGLVTVGLFAGLDMALARERSVIAQAMQRNGATRPPRELSPMTRRFAVIATMALLLMTALLLLLLARDMHWLRTQIPDPEAVGTVTRSILTEIAFVMAALMGLIINLIISWARNLKILFRNETEVLERVSRGELDKLVPVATNDEFGYIAGHTNEMIKGLRHGMHMRQGLQIAREIQRNFLPANPPHIPKLDCAAASRSSDETGGDFYDWIECEDGCGRTVFMVGDVVGHGIGAALLMASVRAMLRQSGATLHGPAETVHAVNRSLCRDTDKSGRFVTLFLLEADQASRTVRWVNAGHPPAIIYDSGTDTFTPLQGQGIPLGVDNAWEYTENETEWLKPGQTLLAGTDGIWETPGPNGTRFGQKRFLRVVRQNARRDAQGLLQAVMDELDRFREGTPQDDDVTLLILRAEP, encoded by the coding sequence ATGGACGCGCTCCCGGTCCGGGAGCTTGCAATGGTTCTGTTCTGGCCCCTGCTGGCCGCCGGTGCCGTGCGCGTATTGATCCGCAAGCGCATGGTGGACCGCGCCCCGCTGCTCGTGCAGCCAGGGCGGCAGTTCCGCATGGATTTCAGTCTGTTTGCGCTGGCAGGCCTGCTCATGGCCGGGATTCTCCATGTGGTCCACGGCTTTCCCCTGCTGCACAGCGGCATGAAGCTGGCCCTCGGCCTGGTCACCGTGGGCCTGTTCGCCGGGCTGGACATGGCCCTTGCCCGCGAACGTTCGGTCATTGCGCAGGCCATGCAGCGAAACGGCGCGACCCGGCCGCCGCGCGAGCTTTCGCCCATGACCCGCAGGTTTGCGGTCATCGCCACCATGGCGCTGCTGCTCATGACCGCACTGCTGCTTCTGCTGCTCGCGCGCGACATGCACTGGCTGCGAACGCAGATTCCCGACCCCGAAGCCGTGGGCACCGTCACCCGAAGCATCCTGACGGAGATCGCCTTTGTCATGGCCGCACTCATGGGGCTGATCATCAACCTGATCATTTCATGGGCGCGCAACCTGAAAATCCTTTTCCGCAACGAAACCGAAGTGCTGGAAAGAGTCAGCCGCGGCGAACTGGACAAACTCGTGCCCGTGGCCACCAATGACGAATTCGGCTACATCGCTGGGCACACCAATGAAATGATCAAGGGCCTGCGCCACGGCATGCACATGCGCCAGGGACTGCAGATCGCCCGGGAAATCCAGCGCAACTTCCTGCCCGCAAACCCGCCGCACATACCGAAACTGGACTGTGCGGCCGCCAGCCGCTCCAGCGACGAGACCGGAGGCGATTTCTACGACTGGATCGAATGCGAAGACGGGTGCGGACGTACTGTCTTCATGGTGGGCGATGTTGTGGGCCACGGCATTGGCGCGGCCCTGCTCATGGCCTCGGTGCGGGCCATGCTGCGCCAGAGCGGCGCCACCCTGCACGGACCGGCCGAAACGGTTCATGCCGTGAACCGCAGCCTGTGCCGCGACACCGACAAATCCGGACGCTTCGTGACCCTGTTCCTGCTGGAGGCGGATCAGGCGTCCCGGACCGTGCGCTGGGTCAACGCAGGACATCCTCCGGCCATAATCTATGACAGCGGCACGGACACGTTCACCCCCCTGCAGGGACAGGGAATTCCGCTGGGGGTTGATAATGCGTGGGAATACACGGAAAATGAAACCGAATGGCTGAAACCCGGACAAACGCTGCTGGCCGGAACCGACGGCATATGGGAAACGCCCGGGCCCAACGGAACGCGCTTCGGCCAGAAACGCTTTTTACGCGTGGTACGGCAAAACGCCCGCAGGGATGCCCAGGGCCTGTTGCAGGCCGTCATGGACGAACTGGACCGTTTCCGCGAGGGCACGCCGCAGGACGACGACGTCACCCTGCTGATCCTCCGGGCGGAACCGTGA
- a CDS encoding PqqD family protein, which yields MGLFKRKPKPVMNREQALNMVVVRNETVRPETGAGGLVRLHYEVASRPWFGRLAERVGMWDGSPVQRTLELDELGSFVWNTIDDKQTVRALSERFVQRYRVQTREAEVAVTEFLRQLGRRGLIALL from the coding sequence ATGGGGCTGTTTAAACGCAAACCGAAGCCGGTCATGAACCGGGAACAGGCGTTGAACATGGTCGTTGTGCGCAACGAAACCGTGCGGCCGGAGACCGGCGCGGGCGGACTGGTGCGCCTTCATTACGAAGTGGCTTCCCGGCCATGGTTCGGCCGCCTTGCCGAGCGCGTGGGCATGTGGGACGGCTCGCCCGTGCAACGGACCCTTGAACTGGACGAACTCGGTTCGTTCGTGTGGAATACCATCGACGACAAACAGACCGTGCGTGCGCTTTCCGAACGATTCGTGCAGCGCTACAGGGTGCAGACCCGCGAGGCCGAGGTGGCCGTCACTGAATTTCTTCGCCAGCTTGGGCGGCGCGGTTTGATTGCTTTACTCTAG